TctgttcaaattttttttaaacgaAATTCAATCAACTAAAAACAAAATGTAATTTGGATGAACTAATTGCGGATGGACAATCTTTTCTGCTACCCATTTTTCCAGTAGCCAACATATTTCTGTGCATCACACAATTTCATGGAGAATTATAATATTGGAGAATGGAAAGTGTGTCCCTGCCTTTCTCTTAATTCCTTTCTAAACAAAGATTTGCACATGGGTTTTTAATGATGCCCCAGAGTTTATAATCCTATTAATACTTTTAAATCTGGAAGAGTTTACCAGTATAAGTGAATCATTTACATATATCTAAGATGAAACAACAAAACAAGAAAGTAGCTACCAATACTAACGGTTGAGATCGGCATGAGGGTTGAGATCGGCATGAGGACTGCAACAAAGACGAGATCCCATGAATGAGATCATTTGATCACACATCAAATGCTAGACGACGATTCAGTAGAAGCTGCTGTTTGGACTGGTGTATCGATAGAAAAGGGCTGTGGGGGCATGGTGATATCAACAGTTCCTTCTAACATTTGTATCACTTTACTCATAGAAGGCCGGTGAGAAGGGTTGTACTGAATGCACCACAGTCCCAACATGCTCAACTTCTTCGctacaatttcatcttcctcatctgTTATATTATCTCCCCTCAGGTTTTGAAATTCTCCCATTTCCACCTGTTTGAATGCCCACTCTGGATAGTAAAATTTGCTGGATCTGGAAGCTTTCATGTCAAAGTTCTTTCTTCCTCCCACCATTTCCATGACCAACATACCATAACTATACACATCTGATCTGTCAGTTATGGGTCCATAGTTTCTAGACCACACCTCTGGGGCTACATAACCAGGGGTTCCTCTAGCACCCGTTAGAGAGACATGGCTTTCTTCTCTATCTGTTAATTTCGCCAAACCAAAATCTGCAACCTTAGGCGAAAAATTTTCATCCAACAATACATTATGGGGTTTTATGTCACAATGTAAAATCTTGCTTCTACACTCATCATGTAGATATGCAATTGCACGAGCTGTGCCCATTGCAATGGAGTACAATTGTTTCCAATTCAGTACATTTTGATCATCCCCATGGATATATTTTTCAAGGGAACCATTGACCATGTACTCATAAATCAAAGCTCTTTTAGAGCCctccaagcaatatcccaaaagtcGTACAAGATGCAAGTGGTGGATCCTTCCAATAGTAGCCACttcatttaaaaattgaatttgacTGTGTTTTGATTTATCAAGTATTTTAATAGCTACTATACATCCATTTGCAAGATCACCTTTGAATACTGTACCGAAACCTCCTTGGCCCAGTTTGACTGCAAAATTGTTGGTGTATCTTTTAATCTGACGATGAGAATATTTGTTGGGAATTCCTGCTTGTAAAAAGTTTGCAACTGAAGGAGGTCTGGAATCAAGGGGATCCATAAACCTTCTTATATCTCGCTCCTCTTGTTGCTCTCTTTCCTTTCTCTTTCGTCTAATCCTTCTGTAAATGAAGACGATGATTGATATAACGAAGGCACCAGAGATAGCACCTAACGCTGCAAAAAAGTCAATAGTCAATTCTAATGTGGTAATCTAGTTAATAAGGTAAAGGACCATAATCCATTCATGGAAATTTTAAATAAGatataaattaattttcaaaagaaaaagCCTCAGTCTAAAGTAACTTACCTGCTTTATATTTAGAGAGCATCTGCCATTTCTCGTGGTATAGAAGTATTCCTGAAAAAAGAGAATTATTTAGTAAAA
Above is a window of Cryptomeria japonica unplaced genomic scaffold, Sugi_1.0 HiC_scaffold_256, whole genome shotgun sequence DNA encoding:
- the LOC131869675 gene encoding LEAF RUST 10 DISEASE-RESISTANCE LOCUS RECEPTOR-LIKE PROTEIN KINASE-like 2.4; this encodes MALSIFFPFLLITCFAVLLVNAYSLYPSYQSCSPYQCNQSLIKYPFNECGITDTILCATNHTTIKVSSYMSGLCSGNRYRVMGGITESSYATRTIRVVCEENPLDACQMPEPPYRSSLNQVNCSECRSEGDLCYYSFYSPFYKMEDESCISQYTFIISNDNSYNNITDENNLLELLHTGFEIKWNISDECTSCENSSGICYNPYYYNNFQACICSDGPHQYNCLDGILLYHEKWQMLSKYKAALGAISGAFVISIIVFIYRRIRRKRKEREQQEERDIRRFMDPLDSRPPSVANFLQAGIPNKYSHRQIKRYTNNFAVKLGQGGFGTVFKGDLANGCIVAIKILDKSKHSQIQFLNEVATIGRIHHLHLVRLLGYCLEGSKRALIYEYMVNGSLEKYIHGDDQNVLNWKQLYSIAMGTARAIAYLHDECRSKILHCDIKPHNVLLDENFSPKVADFGLAKLTDREESHVSLTGARGTPGYVAPEVWSRNYGPITDRSDVYSYGMLVMEMVGGRKNFDMKASRSSKFYYPEWAFKQVEMGEFQNLRGDNITDEEDEIVAKKLSMLGLWCIQYNPSHRPSMSKVIQMLEGTVDITMPPQPFSIDTPVQTAASTESSSSI